In Solenopsis invicta isolate M01_SB chromosome 9, UNIL_Sinv_3.0, whole genome shotgun sequence, the sequence tgttgaaaaaaatgagtTGTTACATTTGAGCAGGGAATCACTGATAGAGAaatgcaatttattaaattattttccattaaatCGTGACGCAAACATTATAACGATTCATGTATTCAGTGTCTCTAAATGCATTACTTTCGCTCACATAAGGTATGTggaatatttctgtgatattctGTGTAGTATGACGtggattaattatttttaattggtgttatgatttaataatattcaacaaTTGGCAGGCCCGCCAGAAAGCATTCTCGATCTTCCAGTTTAACATTACCATTTCTGAACCTAGCAAACAACTTATGAACAGTACTCTTAGTTAACATCTCTATGAACACGCACATATCCTTTTTGCAATTTGTACATCATTTTTTcctgtttgaaaataaaaaagtatgatGAAAATATACcttatttttcttcatttttacttttaaataccACTGAAAAACGCTACGAACTTTtgttccaatttaatatttgttataatagcacagcaaatttgttaatacaacaaaacaattttttacaagaatcaattaaatatatgaattaaaactttttaataaaacattaggtgGTGCATACTTTTGTTGCTATAATAAAGAACttgttatattaacaattttcattgtaacaaaaaattagtTAGCTTAACAATTTATTCATTGCTTTCAGACATCATTTCTTTGTTAAACAAAGTTTCTCATCATTTTTAGTCTAATTATCTTCTTagtgttaattataaatgttaaaattgtgCAGCAAGCTAAAGCTTTGCTGAATCATTTAATCTATTCTTTTTCCATGTTATGAGCCAGTGATTGTTACCTTTAATAGATGATATATAATCATCTATTAAAATACTGGTATCTATTCCTTGTTGCAATATTTCATATTCCATACATATTATACAGTACACATGTAGAGGAAAGTCGGCGGTCATAGAATCTAGGGTGATCCGAGATTATCCCATGAGATCTCGCGTTGTAGtgaccaagctggccacgtttccctagaatgcgaaccttcacatgaaacgtgtacaaatttcacgtcgatcggaccacaaacagctgagttattgaggttagagcaaagtcactttgtaatttgtttgaaaaatggaaaaaaatttagtttcgcgtgttgataaagcattgttttttaatgggtaaattccatctaaatcaacgatttgtcgttggtatgctgagtttaaacgtggtcgtacggacacaaacgatgcggaacgttcgggtaggccattggaagccgtttacaaattacaaagtgactttgctctaacctcaataactcagctgtttgtggtccgatcgacgtgaaatttgtacacgttttatgtgaaggttcgcattctagggaaacgtggccagcttggtactactagctttatctctgggttagtctcgggacttattgaacgatgtatATTCCATACATATTATACAGTACACATGTAGAGGAAAGTCGGCGGTCATAGAATCTAGGGTGATGGATTATCATGATATCTCGCGTTGAATTGAAAGAGGAACCGTTAAAATTATTCCGTTACATTGTTGCAACATCCGTTGtatttagacattgtaaaaTGGTTATTGGTCATTAGTGTTCGTTGTGTTTTTATAAGAGATGCATTTCAGTTTTGTAGGtaacagaaatttttacaggtgtatattctctatataattttaagaggtacgttacatattaattttttaattctagtcTAACTTgaatatgaattttaaataatattattgaatttaatgtgtcgTAATATGTAAACTCTGTAAATAAAGTCATGTTATATGTGGTCGTGATGATCGTCCACtatgtgcattttttttacgaCTTTACAATCTTATTGTAGatgatatacaatatttattaagaacaaagaaattattttaaaaagttttattttttggcttaaaaaattttttttataaaatgttttataaaatattcataaaattttgctttaaatgGCACTTATGGGTAAAATCTATcattatttacgttttttttttataaataaaaataccttttatgacattaattgttaatattctaCAATCTCCCTGCTGTTCCATAAACGCATCTATGTttcctcttcagtaaattgtaaatgtttGTTAACAAAATAGTATTCCACAACTCCGTTCCTTTCCTCTACAAGGAATATAAAAGcacaaaattcatattttcagtttttttagaattttttatgaaattaaaagacTTATCGCAAATATACTTAGcaaatatatttagatattattctggtaacacaaataatttatatttattagaaattaaaaatacatgagAAATAGTTTTGTTATGCTCGTCATTTCTAATTCAATAGTGAGAGAAAGATTGTGAAAATATCAATATTCTCTtctatatatgaaatatataataaatgtacactgCGAGAATTATCTTAATATACAGGAATACAGGAATTACAAAATGTCGCTCGAATTCGAAAGAATTAAAttagatttgttaaaaaaatgttattgttacAAATGATggaatttacaatatttttgccACTTATTCCGCACTTGTCAGTTACAAAATGTACTGCTTCTTTGGTCATTGTTGCACTGGAGTGCGCAGTCACGCaatgataattttgtaaatttgccACTTGATTTTACAACAAATTGTTTTTCATTAATTCCATAAAAATGTGTTGTTGTAGAAACATATCGTCTCTTGTACGCCTATATACTACAGTCGCTTAGAGAATCACAAATTCGTATGTATCCGTACGAATACTATTTACCTACTTTTTACGTCTCGACGTCGCTAATTCTTcgattatatattaaataataaattgcactAATACATTGCACACATTCTCGGGCGTTCTTTGGCATCtctacaaatatattattatatgtacatatattttgccAACCGCAAGTTctgaaagaaagggaaaaattATATCCGACGTAGTAGGCACGCGCGTTCGTGCATATATTCGATAAAGGTAACTCATATGAGTTCAAGTCTCGAATCAATTTCCTTGAAACGTTAATGTAAAATAGACAACTGTGATTGATTTCCGCTTGAATCGcgagattatttattatttacgtcTTTGGGAgcattcaaacaaattacacttattgtaattgtttctaaatatttccaatatttttttaacaaaacaaacATTTCAAGAGCATTCTATATATACACTTACAATTAAAACAACaaacaagtaattaaaataatttaacagtgGTAAACATAATAATACGCTATAGcattatataaatcattatgaaaaatctttctgtATACTGGTCAACTAAAAAGCAATAGTTTTCTACAATAAggatttgataaattataaatgtaatataagatttttataaatatataatttaactacgcataacaaaaattcaaaaatataaatgtgatcGGCTTGTTGCTGATAATTTGAAGAGATctatttgattataataaatactaaactTACTATAGGTGTTTTCGAGTACTCGATCCCGCAGCATTTTCTGCGAACTTGGAGTCCTCGCATAGTCCTAAAGAAGGAACAACTGATGACTGTATCTGTAGTCATCCATTTTGCTATTATCATTCCCATCCATTCACCAATTACTACATCTCGACATATACAGGGAAAAGTTCACTTAGACAGCGTTCATTTGAACATGATATTTTATACACAGTTTGGACAAATGGACACGGTTTATTTGCATATCGTTCATTTGCACActagaatattttttgttttttttatttttctgttttttataaCCGTATGCAAATGAACGGTGTGCAAATAAACAGTGTACAAATGAGTTATGTCCAAGTGAAAGTTATTTCATATACAGGATATTCAGTGTAATAGTCCGCACAATATCTGAGcccgtttctctctctcgacagtttaaagaaaaagttgaaatattaatattctatctCACGCTATTACaacttacaataaaaaattaaaaaaattttttaataaaaaatctatagattatatcttaaaatttttaaacagcactatgtaattttttttgtaatatcataaagatctttaaaaacataatttgacGCCAGGAATGTTAATTTGATTGTTTTATcgattttattgataattaatattaaaaatttgcagcattattttaaatagcagtacttataaattttgactaaaaatgtcaaaatataaacACGCATAAAATATATGTAGCTTGTACAACTTTGAATCTAAATAGTATAATACTTcgttaaaaagtaatttgttaaaaagagTAAAACTTTGTGTATACATAAGGAGATAAGTAATTTGAAGATTTGATATGAAGATATGATATGTATTTccaatgcaaaaataatttctagACAGCTTTTAACGTTTATGTTGTTTGTTTATGTTATGTATTGTAGATtgcaagaaataaataaatattccttctaacagtttttttaattatcataaagTAAAATCGTGCAGACTATTTTGCTGAACATTCTATATATGTACAGCCACTTCCAACAgttaaaaatgttgaaagttgaatatttatttatttcatacagCTACAacatgcgataaaaaaaaataacaaacatttttttaaataaaagatctaGGTCaccttgaattttttaaatacaattcttTTCATGATATTGTATCTTCTAATTCAACGCGCTCTCAAGAATGTCACTTTTATTgatgttttattgattttattgacaCAAAtccatttatcataatatttatcataaatattcataaggCTATGTAATTTatgtgaagaaattttattaattttctttaatatttaatatcaaattggaGCATTATTTGTAACAGCAGTAATTACAAGCTTTGAAAAATGTACACAGAacataaacatatacatatatgtattattttattgtgtatgtatgtgtatatattaataaagaaaaataaaaaaaaacctcaTGTTAGCGAATGTTTATTGCTTGCTTCCTTCTGCACCAAGTCTGCTCTTTTGCAAAATTACTATGTATATCGCAACTATTATACTATTTTGAGTTGCACAACCTGTAATTATTCTTTCTctaagattttaaatataagtactGCTTGTAGTATTTCTGTTGCAAATAATGCtgcaatttgatattaaataacaataaaatcaataaaatttattcatataaattacataatctttttttattaataaacatttatgatagatgttatatatttgtgtaccaataaaatgaataaaataaacattaataaaaacgaCATTCTCGATAATGCGTTAAATTCATCTGAAGTTCCCCTGAATgtcatgaaaaaaattgcatagCACTATTccaaaaattaaagataagccttatttttcttattaaaaaaaatattaaaaaatttttctatcgtATGTTGTACTGcttgaaacaaataaatattcactttttaatctttttttttaattgtcggaagtgtttaaaaaattgtatggaTTATTACGCTGAACactatacatgtatataaattaagatTCCCATTGAATAATATTCCATTGGATGTGGCACCATTAGTTTCCACGGATTTTTCTTAAAAGTCTGTTTGCCAAATCCACCGGTAATCATAGAGTAAAAATCGCGACAGATCCGGTTTATAGTAGTTATACGTAGTTTTAATATATCTAGGTAATAGTAATTCGACATATAATCGCGACATTTTCCCTTTCCCTTCTCTCTCccagtaaaaataaaacatgcCAACGGTAGTAAccagaaaataatataatttgtgcactttttatataataaaagatgttGTAAGATGAATGCACGGATGACAATCGTTGTTTCGAATAAAATAACTGtagatattatatttgattttccTCGATATAGTAATAAAATCTTTCATCACGTCTTaggaaaattgcaattaaagttcacgaaatatatatttcgattATATAGAAATTCCGACGGAATTTAATAACTGAAATAatttacaggtaataataaataagaaacacaggtaataaatagcaaataaaaaagGGAGAGGTAGAGaatgagaaataaattaaattaatgatgaaaaacatatttaagGTGACTTTTGGACAACGTTAAAATAACTGCGTTGAAGTAACTTTTGATTACGGTATTGAGAGACCACGACGGCTTGGGGATTTGGGATGTGGCGAACTTGATGGTTGGGCTTGATTTTCATGCCGAAACCGGAGATGCGATGATGCGGCTGCGGTATGCGCAGAGCAACCTTACTGCTGGCGGCGTTTACATTCGCGGAGGCCAATGTCAGCGACTCTACCGCCGGATTCTTTTCGATCAAACCGCTGCTCAGGCGTGACACTGCGGCATCCGAGAGGGTCCTCAAGTTCGATTCCTGCTGTCCTTTACCGCGTTGCTGCTCCTGCTCCTTAGATTTGCAGAAGTTGGCAGTAACATTGGATCGGGCTGACAGTCTTGACGGCAACGACGGTAAAGATGACGAGCATGATGATGGCGAAGACGAAgatgaggaagaggaagaagaagaggaggaggaggaggaagaggacgaTGACGAGGAGGACGAGAAAGATGGAAGAGTAGACTGACTACCGCTGGGTAACGTAGCGGACAGATCAAGGACGTTGTCATTGACGGTGGTGCCGCCGCTGCTAAGGTCCAATGGTGTTTCATATTTGGAAGTAATATTTGATACTATCACGCTGGTTGTGGCAAAACCAGAAGGTTTTGCGACACGCAGAGGTGTCAACGGCGGTGGTTCCTTTTTCTTCGGCATTATAGGCGCGGCCGCGGGCGTGGCAGGTGCGGgtgcggcgacggcggcggtggcggaaaCGGAAGTAAGAATGGACGCTGGCGTTTTAATGACGGACGACATCAGCTCTTCCTTTGTCGACATAATGGTCTTAAGCGCGTCGCGCATCTGTTTCTCCGCCAACAAGCTTCGCACGCGATTTGCTTTGCTTTCGCGCAACTGTTTCTCCAGTTTCTCACGAGTCGCCTTGTCAGGACCACTTTGCGTGCGTTGATTCGCCATTTTGTCACCGTTGGCCTCGTTAACAGCTACCAGACCCAGTCGTCGCAATATCTCTTCGTCTTTCTTCGGTTTCTCAGGTTCGTTACTGCTTTCCGATATTTTCGTCGATTTCGCCTTCTCCTTATTAGTTATATTTTCTGCCGTAATGCATTCTTTGGATTTAGTTTCCTCGTTTTGGTTGCTGATATTCTGGGCGATACGTAAGACCTCGTCGGGAATACTGTCGATGATATCCTCGATCGTTTCTTCTGCCTCTCCGGCGTACTCCTTCGAATTGTTTTCTTCCTGAGCTAGTGGACTCGTCGATCGCGGCTGGACAAACGTTTTGATCTTATCGCGTCTAACTGCTCGCATCTGCAACAGTTTCTCCTTTGTTTGACTATTTGCACTGACGCTCCCGCTTCCACTTCCGCTACCGCTTGTTGCTCCGGGAGTAATTCTTGGAGGACACGGCGTCAAACGGACTTTGAGTTTTAGGAGATCTTCGCGCGGCGTTGTAGTGATTTCTGCAATCACCCGCTTGTTTCGTCGCTTGCGCCGCTTTCGATGCTCCAACCTTGCCATATCTTTGCTTCTTGCATTTTCCGACGACTGACGACGATCGTTCGTCGACAGTTCAGTAGTCGCTGGAGGGTCTAGAGTACGCATAACAGGTGTTACCTCACAGCGTGGCTTTTTCGTTTTTGTTTCTTTGTCGCGAACATCGACGTTCATCTCGAGAACTCGAGATGAATTCACGCTGTGAGCTTCCGCTTCCTGGTCACGACTAGGCTTGGGACTCGGTGGAGGGGTCGGAGGTCGCTGTATATTTTCAATCGTTGGTGGGACATCATCCTTAGTCGCGTCATCTTTGTATGACGAAACTTTCAATATCGGGAAAGCCTCTTCATTTCGCAACACTCGGTAGAACAGTTTCATTGGAGCCTCCTGCAACAAACGGGCCATTACACTGCATTTCATAATGCACCGGGTGGCCATGCCAGGTTCAGTCGCAAACAGAACTTGCAGCTGTTGCTATTTTGAgcatttacttattttatttacaaaaaaatttctcgaGAGTACTTCTTTATTCGAGTTAGTATTGTCAAGCATAAATCGACAATGAACGCAGAACGATAGaatgataaaatgttataagaaTTTAGGGCTATAAGGACCTAATTAAGCTTTGAAGTATGGCTGtagaaatgaaataattacgAAAGCAGTAGAGTAGCGTTCTGAGTGCAAGGAATAAAAACAAAGGATAAAATGAAAGTTCGAATTACAGTCGGCTCCGTTAATTTTTACGTCGTTTACAATATCAAAATCTACCTCTACACTCTTAAACATATATCGCTACTTTTAAATTCGAGGTACTAATTTTTAAACGGAAATGACATTTGCTACACAATAATAGGAAGCATTTTTTCTGGTATACTCGTACTTCTCCTAGAGTAGAAATTTTTCtcctattattttaaattttggttTCAGGACACATGTTCTAGAGAATTATAACCCAACAAACActaaatataaatgcaatatgaCACAGAGCaacatgtaatataacaaatgttaCTTATATTACAAATGTTACTCTACTTATATTAACGTAACTTTACTTTATATACACAATATAACATTGTGCAATATAATACATTTCAGTTATGTTactatttgattattaaaatacaaataacagAAGAATGTAATAGTTTTACAATCTAGtgttatatcatatatattaagTTACGTTACGAAACTATCACATTACTTcgttatttatgttttaataatcaaatagtTACATAACTGCAATGTTCGTTGTGTTTATATTATGTAGATGGaatctaatttaaattatacgAAACTTTAATCTAGCATAAAAACAGTTCTGAATTTGGTCTCACTGCTGGTGATACTATACAAACAGAACATGTGTTTTCTAAGAACACATTTTATATCAGATAATCCTTTTTCACTTTTAACTAAAcctttataaaatgttacaaatataatttgtgtaatatttatgaGTATATGAGATAATATAATCTAGAACTTCTCCGCATTCAAGGCTGTCCTTACTCAGATAACAAAACTCAGATATCTAAGCAAAATCTATTATACTGACAACTTGCTATATTTGTCtgcaataattcaaaatatactgACATTGAAGAAACACGCTATAATGTACAGTCAGTTTCACAAAAAAGTGTGCGGCCtttatttaagattattgaCTGTAGCgccatttcttttataatattgaaaagctTAAAGCGTGCTCTTTTGCACAATATCTAGGGTAAAGCTGGTATATACGCAGCACCTATATTACTCGAAGGGCCGAATTTTGCGTACAAGAACGAGGATGGCATTTCAAACAATTCttgcattaaaaatgcaagaaagttGATTAGGCCTACT encodes:
- the LOC105196584 gene encoding polycomb group protein Psc isoform X2; translated protein: MKAKEREKPLVKDLNEHIVCPLCRGYLIDATTLVECLHSFCRGCIVRRLSSGARACPVCNVAASPPLLPDTRLQRLVYLAVPGLFRSELERRRHFRLVNPQCPPLTPPVGALELTQEDLVSLSLRELKDVEEGMPKKGHDLSRNEVSVGDRMDNSGSTRYLKCPAAVTVRHLMRLLMLKRGWEEANAIVSGINNRIEIMYQKDETQHLDRKNMRPLDPSWTLLDLTCIFRWKREAPMKLFYRVLRNEEAFPILKVSSYKDDATKDDVPPTIENIQRPPTPPPSPKPSRDQEAEAHSVNSSRVLEMNVDVRDKETKTKKPRCEVTPVMRTLDPPATTELSTNDRRQSSENARSKDMARLEHRKRRKRRNKRVIAEITTTPREDLLKLKVRLTPCPPRITPGATSGSGSGSGSVSANSQTKEKLLQMRAVRRDKIKTFVQPRSTSPLAQEENNSKEYAGEAEETIEDIIDSIPDEVLRIAQNISNQNEETKSKECITAENITNKEKAKSTKISESSNEPEKPKKDEEILRRLGLVAVNEANGDKMANQRTQSGPDKATREKLEKQLRESKANRVRSLLAEKQMRDALKTIMSTKEELMSSVIKTPASILTSVSATAAVAAPAPATPAAAPIMPKKKEPPPLTPLRVAKPSGFATTSVIVSNITSKYETPLDLSSGGTTVNDNVLDLSATLPSGSQSTLPSFSSSSSSSSSSSSSSSSSSSSSSSSPSSCSSSLPSLPSRLSARSNVTANFCKSKEQEQQRGKGQQESNLRTLSDAAVSRLSSGLIEKNPAVESLTLASANVNAASSKVALRIPQPHHRISGFGMKIKPNHQVRHIPNPQAVVVSQYRNQKLLQRSYFNVVQKSP
- the LOC105196584 gene encoding polycomb group protein Psc isoform X1; translation: MLRGCYHHASFICPESRNSRRLVLTHVTYGKKYQRWERQLRTTSSIGRLGAGAGSGAKTGAGAGAGAEAEAPLHADRRSGVATSSLRPRSRPPLLPPPPPPPLPPPSHCRCHVRRYVPPPGTATTIISATLLVNNMKAKEREKPLVKDLNEHIVCPLCRGYLIDATTLVECLHSFCRGCIVRRLSSGARACPVCNVAASPPLLPDTRLQRLVYLAVPGLFRSELERRRHFRLVNPQCPPLTPPVGALELTQEDLVSLSLRELKDVEEGMPKKGHDLSRNEVSVGDRMDNSGSTRYLKCPAAVTVRHLMRLLMLKRGWEEANAIVSGINNRIEIMYQKDETQHLDRKNMRPLDPSWTLLDLTCIFRWKREAPMKLFYRVLRNEEAFPILKVSSYKDDATKDDVPPTIENIQRPPTPPPSPKPSRDQEAEAHSVNSSRVLEMNVDVRDKETKTKKPRCEVTPVMRTLDPPATTELSTNDRRQSSENARSKDMARLEHRKRRKRRNKRVIAEITTTPREDLLKLKVRLTPCPPRITPGATSGSGSGSGSVSANSQTKEKLLQMRAVRRDKIKTFVQPRSTSPLAQEENNSKEYAGEAEETIEDIIDSIPDEVLRIAQNISNQNEETKSKECITAENITNKEKAKSTKISESSNEPEKPKKDEEILRRLGLVAVNEANGDKMANQRTQSGPDKATREKLEKQLRESKANRVRSLLAEKQMRDALKTIMSTKEELMSSVIKTPASILTSVSATAAVAAPAPATPAAAPIMPKKKEPPPLTPLRVAKPSGFATTSVIVSNITSKYETPLDLSSGGTTVNDNVLDLSATLPSGSQSTLPSFSSSSSSSSSSSSSSSSSSSSSSSSPSSCSSSLPSLPSRLSARSNVTANFCKSKEQEQQRGKGQQESNLRTLSDAAVSRLSSGLIEKNPAVESLTLASANVNAASSKVALRIPQPHHRISGFGMKIKPNHQVRHIPNPQAVVVSQYRNQKLLQRSYFNVVQKSP